Proteins encoded by one window of Paenibacillus sp. DCT19:
- a CDS encoding GH-E family nuclease — protein MTDSEMSLIATEGSLFITLDGGGVTIQSNSGIVASGGQEITLESEKKIGIEAQETIFLQCGDSSMILDGMTDLKGSEVLLDGLIKMPVTVEDLEPVPEAPFVSEVQVEEEPEEEKKGFWGKVLDVTQTVLDVVGMIPVVGEVADLANAAIYAARGDYTNAALSAAAAIPFVGWAATGAKFAIKGAKLVKKAGKVVDSVVGAATKIADKAGQVAKAIGDLANKAGDAISGALGKVMTKAKGLASNFSPADLANKLKGKLDALMMKSPKLGNALTKATDFTRGLMADLMSDAMFSAAIDMLSNYADSNILLSAMMIVGSTGGGGKKGTTNPEKKKKAKKKKKLREQYLGRTPGKKSRTGREVIERMKNEKPPKIRKTRSGKIQYKASDDAWYDLSTADMAHRNDPPHTDAVTWWNNVGRYHGAKSKEVRDWMLDSNNYVLDHYSLNRSDGAKLNQKYLPPKK, from the coding sequence ATGACGGATTCGGAAATGTCTCTAATTGCGACAGAAGGTAGTCTATTCATCACACTGGACGGCGGCGGGGTCACCATTCAGAGTAATAGCGGAATTGTAGCATCCGGTGGGCAGGAGATTACGCTTGAGAGCGAGAAGAAGATAGGGATTGAGGCACAGGAAACCATTTTCCTACAGTGCGGAGACAGCAGTATGATTCTGGATGGCATGACCGACCTGAAGGGCAGTGAAGTGCTGCTCGATGGCCTAATCAAAATGCCTGTAACCGTGGAGGATCTTGAGCCAGTACCAGAAGCGCCATTTGTGTCTGAGGTACAGGTGGAAGAGGAACCCGAAGAGGAAAAGAAGGGCTTCTGGGGAAAAGTGCTGGATGTAACTCAGACCGTACTGGATGTTGTCGGCATGATCCCGGTGGTGGGTGAGGTCGCTGACCTAGCTAACGCAGCAATCTATGCGGCTCGAGGGGACTATACCAACGCGGCGTTGTCCGCTGCGGCGGCGATCCCGTTCGTAGGCTGGGCAGCAACGGGTGCCAAGTTTGCCATCAAAGGCGCCAAGCTAGTTAAAAAAGCGGGCAAAGTGGTCGACAGTGTCGTTGGTGCAGCCACGAAGATTGCAGATAAGGCAGGTCAAGTTGCGAAGGCCATCGGTGATCTCGCCAATAAAGCTGGCGATGCGATCTCGGGTGCACTCGGTAAAGTCATGACCAAGGCGAAGGGACTTGCCAGTAACTTCAGTCCAGCAGATCTAGCGAACAAGCTCAAAGGCAAGCTGGATGCTCTGATGATGAAGTCGCCGAAGCTTGGGAACGCGCTCACGAAAGCAACTGATTTCACACGTGGTCTGATGGCAGATTTGATGTCGGATGCGATGTTCTCTGCCGCAATAGATATGCTTAGTAATTATGCGGATTCGAATATATTATTGTCGGCCATGATGATTGTGGGTAGCACAGGTGGTGGTGGCAAGAAGGGCACTACGAACCCAGAGAAGAAAAAGAAAGCTAAAAAGAAAAAGAAATTAAGAGAACAATACTTAGGCAGAACACCCGGGAAAAAGTCTAGAACCGGGCGTGAAGTAATAGAAAGAATGAAAAATGAGAAACCTCCTAAAATCAGAAAAACACGTAGTGGCAAAATCCAGTATAAGGCGAGCGATGATGCATGGTATGATCTTAGTACAGCAGATATGGCACATCGTAATGATCCCCCTCACACTGATGCAGTTACATGGTGGAACAACGTAGGTAGGTACCATGGAGCGAAATCCAAAGAAGTAAGGGATTGGATGTTAGATTCTAATAACTATGTATTAGATCATTACAGCCTTAATCGATCGGATGGGGCAAAACTGAATCAAAAATATCTACCACCTAAAAAGTAA
- a CDS encoding SMI1/KNR4 family protein translates to MSYNIKWSDQVFLDDKKVEDLESKWNVKFPKSYVDIVSKHDGSVPYVMNDQGEWEIGVVEVKGKLTWSIQLLSFIEKEVMEEIISPIELAYTTLSEALPKKVFPFAINGAGDKFLFDYREDENKPKIVYQNHEDVILESEITDEELEERSLEEWQDETLDYVSESFEVFLSYVSVRK, encoded by the coding sequence ATGAGTTATAATATAAAGTGGTCTGATCAGGTGTTTTTAGATGATAAGAAAGTTGAAGACTTGGAGAGCAAGTGGAATGTAAAGTTTCCTAAATCATATGTTGACATTGTGTCAAAACATGATGGTTCAGTACCATATGTCATGAATGATCAGGGGGAGTGGGAGATAGGAGTTGTTGAAGTGAAGGGGAAGTTAACTTGGAGCATTCAATTACTGTCTTTTATAGAAAAAGAAGTCATGGAAGAGATTATTTCTCCTATTGAACTAGCGTACACTACGTTAAGTGAGGCATTACCCAAAAAGGTCTTTCCTTTTGCAATTAATGGAGCTGGTGATAAATTTCTGTTTGATTATCGAGAAGATGAAAATAAGCCTAAAATCGTTTACCAAAATCATGAGGACGTTATTCTAGAATCTGAAATTACTGATGAGGAATTGGAAGAAAGGTCACTCGAAGAATGGCAGGACGAAACGTTAGACTATGTTAGTGAATCCTTTGAAGTATTTCTTAGCTATGTCTCAGTAAGAAAATAA
- a CDS encoding immunity protein YezG family protein: MNGETLNHLYRQIAETVNEMIPEGWKKFYFYAQVSDDGGGTYFYYQPEKEPDRCEHSLEIPFKYQVNEREFKLNKRKLLSLAEELRELFQEEGQELWYSFTLSLEISGSLKVHFDYTNWFDTSYSFSNQLIIWKYKYLKEFPQDVDLQNLIARYTEEFPDNPI, encoded by the coding sequence ATAAATGGAGAAACACTGAATCATTTATATCGACAGATCGCTGAGACGGTTAATGAAATGATACCTGAGGGTTGGAAAAAGTTTTATTTTTATGCTCAGGTTTCTGACGATGGTGGAGGAACTTACTTTTACTACCAACCAGAAAAAGAGCCTGATAGGTGTGAACATAGTCTTGAGATCCCTTTCAAGTACCAAGTGAACGAAAGAGAATTCAAATTAAATAAAAGAAAACTCCTGTCATTAGCAGAAGAATTGAGAGAATTATTTCAAGAAGAAGGGCAAGAATTATGGTATTCTTTCACGCTAAGTTTAGAAATATCCGGGAGTTTAAAAGTACACTTTGACTATACAAATTGGTTTGATACCAGTTACAGCTTTAGTAACCAACTTATAATTTGGAAGTATAAATATTTAAAAGAATTTCCTCAAGACGTGGATTTACAAAACCTAATAGCTAGATACACTGAGGAATTTCCTGATAATCCAATTTAA
- a CDS encoding SMI1/KNR4 family protein: MTIMDELFNEMEARLTKLGMSTGDNKVEGKVEDIEKKYVISLPKLYKQFLSRYEEVEFEQEIQFKTIENTLWSHGDGFESLASFFVTSDGTNKLETKIEQYYERIPTSIFPIADDSAGNLICIGVKDDEYRGRIYFWDHENELVAKVMLDEDLKDVSSIDNYWDNVYLIAESFIDFIRSLEMKNDNIVEDINSKIIGINMSSNFMEKMRLAREKLEAKEKREK, translated from the coding sequence ATGACGATAATGGATGAGTTATTTAATGAAATGGAGGCACGACTAACTAAACTAGGTATGTCGACGGGTGACAATAAAGTTGAGGGGAAAGTAGAGGATATTGAAAAAAAATATGTGATATCTTTACCAAAATTATATAAACAATTTCTGTCGAGGTACGAAGAAGTTGAATTCGAGCAAGAAATTCAATTTAAAACTATTGAAAACACGCTATGGTCTCATGGTGATGGCTTTGAGTCGTTAGCTTCATTTTTTGTTACTTCAGATGGAACAAATAAACTAGAAACAAAAATCGAACAATATTATGAACGAATTCCAACATCGATTTTTCCAATTGCTGATGATTCAGCAGGAAATCTAATATGTATTGGAGTTAAAGATGACGAATATCGAGGAAGAATTTACTTTTGGGATCACGAAAATGAATTGGTTGCAAAGGTGATGTTGGACGAGGATTTGAAAGATGTATCAAGCATTGATAATTATTGGGATAATGTTTATTTAATCGCGGAATCTTTTATTGATTTTATTAGAAGCCTAGAGATGAAAAATGATAATATCGTAGAGGATATTAACTCTAAAATCATTGGCATTAATATGAGTAGTAACTTTATGGAGAAAATGAGGTTAGCAAGAGAAAAATTAGAAGCAAAAGAAAAACGTGAAAAATAA
- a CDS encoding WG repeat-containing protein — translation MMEKNDLYKIKIQDKFGFINQQGDIVIEPYYKSVNDFSEGVAYVWTFDDKEGYINNSNKWVIELNADFLGDFEYGMAIVIYKGKYGCINKQGEFVIEPIYERIYAINSENSVIAEKKGKVGVFGISNQIIIEPIFDVLGTFSDGLALAKQGSDFGFINDKGEQKIAYQYKYVSNFSEGLAEASIDGERYGFINKQGEFHISPNYYQVSSFSEGLAGFKLKANGKWGYIDSLGNVVIKNKFQSVGDFNSSLAVVESKDMYGYIDKQGEYLLKNVFTTADPFYKGLGCVTFNGEWGYVDTKGSWIFKSNNF, via the coding sequence ATGATGGAAAAAAATGATCTGTATAAAATTAAGATACAAGATAAGTTTGGATTTATAAATCAACAAGGCGACATAGTAATTGAACCTTATTATAAATCTGTAAATGATTTTTCTGAAGGTGTAGCATATGTTTGGACATTTGATGATAAGGAAGGATATATAAACAATTCAAATAAATGGGTGATAGAATTAAATGCTGATTTTTTAGGTGACTTTGAGTATGGAATGGCAATTGTTATCTATAAAGGTAAGTATGGCTGTATTAATAAGCAAGGAGAATTCGTGATTGAACCAATTTATGAAAGGATTTATGCAATAAATTCGGAGAATTCAGTTATTGCGGAGAAAAAAGGAAAAGTAGGAGTTTTTGGTATTTCAAATCAAATAATTATAGAACCAATTTTTGATGTCTTAGGTACATTTTCAGATGGTTTAGCACTAGCTAAACAAGGATCCGATTTCGGTTTTATAAATGATAAGGGAGAGCAAAAAATCGCTTACCAATATAAGTATGTATCCAATTTTTCTGAGGGATTGGCAGAAGCATCAATAGATGGCGAACGTTATGGTTTTATTAATAAGCAAGGAGAATTTCATATATCCCCGAATTATTACCAAGTATCGAGCTTTTCTGAGGGGCTGGCTGGTTTTAAATTAAAAGCAAATGGAAAATGGGGATATATAGATTCATTAGGAAACGTAGTTATCAAAAATAAATTTCAAAGTGTAGGCGATTTCAATAGTAGTTTAGCAGTAGTTGAAAGCAAAGATATGTATGGTTATATAGACAAACAGGGGGAGTATCTCTTGAAAAATGTCTTTACAACTGCAGATCCTTTTTACAAAGGTCTTGGATGTGTTACATTTAATGGAGAATGGGGCTATGTAGATACGAAAGGGAGTTGGATTTTTAAATCTAATAATTTTTAA
- a CDS encoding DUF2004 domain-containing protein has protein sequence MIKNDPIFGELDYNFVWSRNIVLQFLGEEVEVSLLVDGEKDGRFDEKQYTSYQTLVQNWQLIQFDLMQPMLDYYKQKRHELGYDIIFNENYPNVETTEQLMKMVTLDSIVVPYGEINEERDIGILFNCTWDLENGVGLRLLDEKVVDMGYQDVAI, from the coding sequence ATGATAAAAAATGATCCTATTTTTGGTGAACTTGATTACAATTTTGTTTGGAGTAGGAATATCGTACTTCAATTTTTGGGAGAGGAAGTGGAAGTTTCACTGTTAGTTGATGGTGAGAAAGATGGCAGGTTTGATGAAAAACAGTACACTTCATATCAAACGTTAGTTCAAAATTGGCAGCTAATACAGTTTGATTTAATGCAACCCATGTTAGATTATTATAAACAGAAAAGACATGAATTAGGTTACGATATAATATTTAATGAGAATTATCCTAATGTTGAAACAACAGAACAACTAATGAAGATGGTAACTTTAGATAGTATTGTGGTTCCGTATGGTGAAATTAACGAAGAACGTGATATTGGAATTCTATTTAATTGTACCTGGGACTTAGAAAATGGTGTGGGGCTTCGGTTATTAGATGAGAAAGTCGTTGATATGGGGTACCAGGATGTTGCGATTTAA
- a CDS encoding DUF2004 domain-containing protein, with protein sequence MKIKDSVFGELEYDYVWSKDMQINFLGKEIGISFIVKGDEDGKFDNEQYVAYKLLMQNWEDVQRSLLQPILDYYNQKRYELGYDTSYNENYPHIETTDQLVEMISMDGIVIPYGDIYEERDIGILFNCTWDIENGLGLRLLDEKVIEVGYQDVAI encoded by the coding sequence ATGAAAATAAAAGACTCCGTTTTTGGTGAACTTGAATATGACTATGTTTGGTCTAAGGACATGCAGATAAACTTTCTAGGAAAAGAAATTGGAATATCATTTATCGTTAAAGGTGATGAAGACGGTAAATTTGATAATGAACAGTATGTAGCTTATAAACTGCTGATGCAAAATTGGGAGGATGTACAACGAAGCCTTTTACAACCTATATTAGATTATTACAATCAAAAGCGATATGAACTAGGTTATGATACTTCATATAATGAGAACTATCCTCATATTGAAACAACAGACCAGCTCGTTGAGATGATCTCTATGGATGGAATAGTTATACCCTATGGCGACATCTATGAAGAGAGAGATATTGGAATACTTTTTAATTGTACATGGGACATCGAAAATGGGCTAGGGCTTCGTCTATTAGATGAAAAGGTGATTGAAGTAGGATATCAGGATGTTGCTATTTAG
- a CDS encoding SMI1/KNR4 family protein: MKNNKFFIEGPFPGLNSKDIELFEAEYGISFPYDHKQFLISHNGGKTGSRRRFTPIKSSFLLIVKLE; the protein is encoded by the coding sequence ATGAAGAATAATAAGTTTTTTATTGAAGGTCCATTTCCTGGGTTGAATTCAAAAGACATTGAATTGTTTGAAGCAGAGTATGGTATTTCTTTTCCATATGATCATAAGCAATTTTTAATATCTCATAATGGTGGGAAAACTGGTTCACGCAGAAGATTCACTCCAATCAAAAGCTCATTCCTACTCATAGTAAAGTTGGAATAA
- a CDS encoding DUF600 domain-containing protein, translating to MGKLFEDYFSELQSDIVSICLEYVDKRADVIYICSYHELGEYGMDVFYKINDVFVEKHKVNEIYSEIVVSEERQYAVLRIGNEDLLKIINLFEKYNREMPTEMKLTYDVIKNKLEATYSYDG from the coding sequence ATGGGAAAATTATTTGAGGATTATTTTTCAGAGTTACAATCTGATATCGTGTCAATTTGTTTAGAGTACGTCGATAAACGGGCAGATGTTATCTATATTTGTTCCTACCACGAGTTAGGTGAATATGGAATGGATGTATTTTATAAAATTAACGATGTTTTTGTTGAAAAGCACAAAGTCAATGAAATATATAGTGAAATTGTCGTTTCTGAGGAAAGGCAGTACGCGGTGCTAAGGATAGGAAACGAAGACCTACTAAAAATAATTAATTTGTTTGAAAAATATAATCGTGAAATGCCGACAGAAATGAAATTAACCTATGATGTTATTAAGAATAAATTAGAGGCTACTTATTCTTATGACGGATAG
- a CDS encoding contractile injection system protein, VgrG/Pvc8 family codes for MSVVEAAVGMGNIRCISPYTLQNIQHLRIERSAGEHARLYLQGIIPEDHQDQDLNRLAKDETVSLVEIGEQGQEVRKLFQGLVLDVSIRRVQGIYILELEAVSYSYLLDIEPRIRSFQNKDQDCEDVIRQVLKVYPRSDVIDYVSGSSKLGALTLQYRETDWAFLRRLASRFGAAIIPEISADSPKLYIGVPDGRYTELPDQAYTLRRDMKALKEAWSVGAMGVTEKDFTSYMIDTHRWLALGDTVLFHEEELKVAACVSQTVGGLLRHTVTLSPESGIRQNEIRNDDIAGAALEGKIIGVTKDTVKVHLDVDASQSEAEASWMPYSAVYAGDGGGFYSMPESGSAVQVYFASGQESDAFAMGSVRRAVSLLPRLQIQQRRAGERIMAKK; via the coding sequence ATGAGTGTAGTGGAAGCGGCAGTGGGTATGGGGAATATCCGATGTATATCTCCATACACGTTGCAGAACATACAACATTTGCGGATCGAGCGGAGTGCAGGAGAACATGCTCGCTTGTATTTGCAAGGCATTATTCCAGAAGATCATCAGGATCAGGATCTGAACCGGCTCGCCAAAGATGAGACCGTGTCGTTGGTGGAGATCGGAGAACAGGGGCAGGAAGTTCGCAAGCTGTTCCAAGGACTTGTACTGGATGTTAGCATCCGCCGAGTACAAGGGATATACATATTGGAGCTAGAGGCAGTGTCTTATTCGTATCTGCTAGACATAGAACCTCGTATTCGTTCGTTCCAGAACAAGGATCAGGACTGTGAGGACGTCATTCGGCAGGTATTGAAGGTTTATCCGAGATCAGATGTCATTGATTATGTGAGTGGAAGCTCGAAACTAGGAGCCTTAACGCTGCAATATCGAGAGACGGATTGGGCTTTCTTACGCCGACTCGCGTCACGGTTCGGCGCAGCGATCATTCCGGAAATATCAGCTGACTCTCCTAAACTGTATATTGGCGTGCCAGATGGCCGGTATACGGAACTGCCAGATCAAGCGTATACGCTAAGGAGAGATATGAAGGCGTTGAAAGAAGCTTGGTCGGTAGGTGCTATGGGGGTAACGGAGAAAGACTTCACGAGTTATATGATAGATACCCATCGCTGGTTGGCGCTTGGAGATACTGTGCTCTTCCACGAGGAGGAGCTGAAAGTAGCCGCTTGTGTAAGCCAAACGGTAGGAGGGTTGCTTCGACATACGGTTACGCTTAGTCCAGAAAGTGGAATTCGGCAAAATGAAATCAGGAACGATGACATTGCCGGAGCAGCACTAGAAGGCAAAATTATCGGTGTTACCAAAGACACGGTAAAAGTCCATCTGGATGTGGATGCCTCGCAATCGGAAGCGGAAGCAAGCTGGATGCCTTATTCGGCTGTATATGCCGGAGATGGCGGTGGATTCTACAGCATGCCAGAATCCGGCTCGGCTGTTCAAGTGTATTTTGCTAGTGGTCAAGAGAGCGACGCATTCGCGATGGGCTCTGTGCGTCGGGCAGTCAGCCTTCTCCCAAGACTGCAGATCCAGCAACGAAGAGCTGGGGAACGAATTATGGCAAAGAAATGA
- a CDS encoding DNA/RNA non-specific endonuclease — translation MGNVGTQVDDILRDGSHMEDGKLKPNVTYKTGEYEYIYKTDSEGRLEKFTANDLKLTERDSRLPHDANTLGKEPCDHAGHLAGDRFGGSPDINNLVSQLSNVNLSKYKLLENEWAKAIKAGKKVKVQVNIKYDGDALRPSIFGVKYSIDRKIKTTNIKN, via the coding sequence ATGGGTAATGTTGGAACTCAGGTCGATGATATATTACGTGATGGAAGCCACATGGAAGATGGGAAGCTGAAGCCAAATGTAACATATAAAACAGGTGAATATGAATATATCTATAAAACTGATAGTGAGGGAAGGCTTGAAAAATTCACAGCTAACGATTTGAAATTAACTGAAAGGGATAGCAGATTACCACATGATGCAAATACACTAGGCAAAGAGCCATGCGACCATGCAGGTCATTTGGCAGGGGATAGATTTGGTGGTTCACCAGATATTAATAACCTTGTTTCACAATTAAGTAATGTGAATTTAAGTAAGTATAAACTTCTCGAAAATGAATGGGCTAAAGCAATTAAAGCAGGGAAAAAAGTAAAGGTCCAAGTAAACATTAAATATGATGGGGATGCTTTGCGCCCATCAATTTTTGGAGTGAAGTATTCTATTGATAGGAAAATTAAAACCACCAATATTAAAAACTAG
- a CDS encoding suppressor of fused domain protein — MLNRQQAIEIVLERSPYFEFLCKCVESIGFCFQNEYELVLIAGKKKTPLVNMLGLSNKGIVDINTLYSRDEANPELWIELDEQELLNFASTYTPISYLRMTISKGHFVHPQVENILNRILIPPSEFPLSDRIELIYWSIFGCIEAKVVWRCERSDLLILKYENAFNGLDVYITSGLTNPQNNNSNSLIEFENGKASGYGYELMILSNTDEIVFRNELIQWAKYIEKTNSHIYPGQFLEYQEGKLPNTDLSGFIIVPPIDLPEIIPVVSGYGRINLLLGVTSEELEVAKTEDDIYIVADKMFEEGYINYSPSRRKSVI, encoded by the coding sequence GTGTTGAACAGACAACAAGCGATTGAGATCGTTTTAGAAAGGTCTCCGTATTTTGAATTTCTGTGTAAATGTGTTGAATCAATAGGTTTTTGTTTTCAAAATGAATATGAACTAGTTTTAATCGCTGGCAAGAAAAAAACTCCACTAGTAAACATGTTAGGACTATCTAATAAGGGGATTGTGGATATTAATACACTATATTCTCGTGATGAAGCCAATCCAGAACTATGGATAGAACTGGATGAACAGGAGTTATTAAATTTTGCTTCGACATATACTCCCATATCGTACTTAAGGATGACAATAAGTAAGGGGCATTTCGTACATCCTCAAGTTGAAAATATTCTAAATAGAATTCTCATTCCACCGTCAGAGTTTCCATTATCAGATCGAATAGAACTAATATACTGGTCGATCTTTGGATGCATAGAGGCTAAGGTAGTGTGGAGATGTGAGAGAAGTGATTTGTTGATCCTTAAATATGAGAATGCGTTCAATGGACTAGATGTGTACATCACATCGGGTCTAACTAATCCTCAAAATAACAATAGTAATTCACTTATTGAATTCGAAAATGGTAAAGCTTCTGGATATGGATATGAACTTATGATTTTATCAAATACGGATGAGATTGTCTTTAGGAATGAATTAATTCAATGGGCTAAGTATATTGAAAAAACAAATAGTCATATTTATCCTGGACAGTTCTTAGAATATCAAGAAGGGAAGCTTCCAAATACAGACTTAAGTGGATTTATAATTGTTCCGCCAATAGATTTACCTGAAATTATTCCTGTTGTTTCGGGATATGGTAGAATTAACTTGCTTTTAGGAGTAACTTCTGAAGAGTTAGAGGTTGCAAAAACAGAGGACGATATATACATTGTAGCTGATAAAATGTTTGAAGAAGGCTATATTAATTATTCTCCATCGAGAAGAAAATCTGTAATATAA
- a CDS encoding DUF4280 domain-containing protein, protein MAEAIGATRPDVVDEGAGGPTYVVAGAILSCSCGTQLNRLKIPYSHGVHLKEKAQLNVADATPMIHIMPFGNCTSQLNPVVQTGEFDIEGVQKAPCIPSISTPWMEGKTDVLIENEPALLSTCMNMCLHGGYIQIEDDGQELGGSSIGGTTGFGGNIR, encoded by the coding sequence ATGGCTGAAGCGATTGGAGCGACGAGACCGGATGTAGTGGATGAAGGGGCTGGAGGCCCAACGTATGTTGTGGCCGGAGCGATCTTAAGTTGTTCTTGTGGTACACAGTTGAATCGATTGAAAATACCTTACAGCCATGGCGTGCATCTAAAGGAGAAAGCACAACTGAACGTGGCTGATGCAACACCGATGATTCACATCATGCCGTTTGGTAACTGTACCAGCCAATTGAATCCTGTCGTTCAGACAGGTGAATTCGATATTGAAGGTGTCCAGAAGGCACCCTGTATTCCTTCCATCTCTACACCATGGATGGAGGGCAAAACAGATGTGCTCATTGAGAATGAACCTGCACTGTTAAGTACCTGCATGAATATGTGTCTCCACGGAGGCTACATCCAGATTGAAGATGATGGTCAAGAGCTTGGAGGGTCTTCCATAGGCGGCACAACCGGGTTTGGCGGTAACATCAGGTAA
- a CDS encoding T6SS immunity protein Tdi1 domain-containing protein — protein MNSLNFVYKEKIPTNVIEKYSSTIPVQLIEVWKEYGLGSLCNGYLKIINPDHYVELLQDTYSRANLAIPLFITGMGDILIWEDGYLMALNFRKHEVNVVGKNFRYFFADINDEYFLNKALDWSPYLEAVEKYGEPTYDECFGYVPLLGLGGSEKVENLKKVKFIEHIYIVNHFMGFME, from the coding sequence ATGAATAGTTTAAATTTTGTTTATAAAGAGAAAATACCTACAAACGTAATTGAGAAGTACAGTTCTACAATCCCTGTCCAACTAATTGAAGTATGGAAAGAATATGGACTGGGGAGTCTTTGTAATGGATATTTGAAAATTATTAATCCAGATCACTATGTGGAGTTATTACAGGATACTTATAGTCGAGCAAACTTAGCAATTCCTCTTTTCATAACAGGGATGGGTGATATATTGATATGGGAAGATGGATATCTAATGGCGCTGAACTTCAGAAAGCATGAAGTTAATGTAGTGGGGAAAAATTTCAGATACTTTTTTGCGGATATAAATGATGAATACTTCTTAAATAAAGCTCTTGATTGGTCTCCTTATCTTGAAGCGGTTGAAAAATATGGAGAGCCTACCTACGATGAATGTTTTGGCTATGTACCGCTTTTAGGACTCGGTGGGTCAGAGAAAGTGGAGAACTTAAAAAAAGTTAAATTTATCGAACATATATATATTGTTAATCATTTTATGGGGTTTATGGAGTGA
- a CDS encoding antitoxin YezG family protein: MEKQMDQHYPIIAEHILSMIPNDNWKEIYLYAEILDGSREVYFYFNTFNDEEFIYSHDIPEKYRLSEKKYNKLLLELQERFEELRQIFIKNDQESWTNLTFILKHPGKLKIHYDYEDVIASEITSTQRQMIFEYQYLGLLPEKEKNKQFVENYLKSHENN, translated from the coding sequence ATGGAGAAACAGATGGATCAACATTATCCCATAATAGCAGAACATATTCTAAGTATGATACCTAATGATAACTGGAAAGAAATTTACTTGTATGCGGAAATATTAGATGGATCAAGAGAAGTATATTTTTATTTTAACACTTTTAACGATGAAGAGTTTATTTACTCACATGATATTCCTGAAAAGTACAGACTTAGTGAAAAAAAATATAATAAATTATTATTGGAATTACAAGAAAGATTTGAAGAGTTGAGGCAAATTTTCATAAAAAATGATCAAGAGAGTTGGACAAATTTAACCTTCATATTAAAGCATCCTGGAAAGTTAAAAATTCATTATGATTATGAGGACGTAATAGCTTCGGAAATCACCTCAACTCAAAGACAAATGATTTTTGAGTATCAATATTTAGGTTTGCTTCCTGAAAAAGAAAAGAATAAACAATTTGTTGAAAATTATTTGAAAAGTCATGAAAATAATTGA